Part of the Pseudarthrobacter sp. L1SW genome, GCACCCTGCACGTTGCGCATTCGGAGGTTGAGGAGTCCGGCGAGGACTGGATGACCGCAGCCTACATGCGGGACGTGGCCAGCCAGGCGGGGTGGACTACCATCGGCATCAACATGTCCGATATCGGCTGGGACCCCAACCTGAACCGGTTCGTGGACCTGGACAACTTCATGATCAGCACCATCTTCAAGCTCTACCCGTGGGAGCTGATGATGAAGGAACCGTTCGGCCACCGGCTGCTGGAGCGCGCGCACAACCCGCGCTGGGTTGAGCCTGCGTGGAAGATGCTGCTCTCCAACAAGGCCCTGCTCGCCGCGTTGTGGCATCTGTATCCGGAGCATCCCAACCTGCTGCCCGCCTTCCTCAACGAGCCTGGGCCGCTGAAGGAATGGGTTGCCAAGCCGCTGCACGGCCGCGAAGGGGACAACATCAAGATCCACGCGGCCGGTATCAGCCTGGAACAGCCCGGCGGCTACGGCCGCGAGGGCTGGTGCTACCAGCAGTACCAGGAACTGCCGGACTTCGACGGCAACCATCCCGTCCTGGGCCTGTGGGTGGTGGACGGCGAATCGGTGGGCTGCGGCATCCGGGAATCGGACGGGCCCGTCACCGATTACTTCTGCCGTTTCGTGCCCAACACCATCGACGCGCCGGCGCCGCTTTCGGCCGTGGCCTCCAGCAAAGCAGGTATCGCACTATGAATCCGGTGGCAGCATGAGCACAGAGATTACGACAACGGGCGGCCCCGGAGGCACGCCAGGCACCACCGTTCCGGCCAAGGGTCTCCGTGCCGGCATCCTGGACCTCGGCGACTCCGTGATGATCGGCCTGGCCTCCACAGCGCCGGTGTACTCGCTGGCGGCAACACTCGGCCTGATCGTGGCCGTCAACGGGAACTACACTCCCCTGATCCTGCTGCTGGGCTTTATCCCCGTCCTGTTCATCGCGTATGCGTTCCGCGAGCTGAACAGCGCCATCCCGGACTGCGGAACCACCTTCACCTGGTCGCGCCGTGCGTTCGGCCCCTGGGCGGGCTGGCTGGGCGGCTGGGGTGTGGCGCTCGCGGGCATCGTGGTCCTGGCCAACCTTGCCCAGGTGGCCGGGCAGTACCTGTGGCTGCTGATCGGTGACGGTTCCCTTGCCGGGAACAAGGCGCTGGTTACTGGCACCGGCGTGCTGTTCATCGCCGTGATGACGCTGGTCAACTACCGGGGCATCCGGCTGGGCGAGCACGTCCAGCGGGTCCTGACGTATGTGCAGTACATTGCGCTGGGCATCTTTGCCCTGGCCATCGTCGTCGGGATTGTCCGGGGCTCAGCAGGGGGCGACACCACCATCCAGCCCTTCGACTTTGAGTGGTTCAACCCGGCCGGTGCCTTCGCGGATCCCGGGGCGGTGGTCCACGGCGTGCTCCTTGCCCTGTTCATTTACTGGGGCTGGGACACGTGCCTGGCGGTGAACGAGGAAACGGAGAACCCCTCCACCACCCCCGGCCGCGGCGCGGTGATCTCCGCCTTCATCCTGGTGGCCATCTACGTGTCCGTCGCGCTCCTGGTGATGATGTACGCCACGGTGGGCACCGAAGGCATCGGCCTGGGCAATGAGGCCAACCAGGACGACGTGTTCCTTGCCATGCGGGACGTGGTGTTGGGCCCGTGGGGCTGGCTGATCGTCGTCGCGGTCCTGGCCTCGGTCCTGTCCTCTACCCAGACCACCATCCTGCCCACAGCCCGCGGCACCCTCTCCATGGGGGTCCACGGCGCGCTGCCGGCAAAGTTCGGCGAGGTGCACCCGAAGAACCAGACGCCCGGCTTCTCCACCCAGGTCATGGGGGCCGCGGCCATCGCGTACTACGTGGCCATGAGCTTCCTGAGCGAGAACCTCCTCTCCGATTCCATCAGCGCCATCAGCCTGTTCATCGCGTTCTACTACGCACTGACCGGCTTCGCCTGCTTCTGGTACTTCCGGGGCACCCTGCGGCAGTCCGCGCGGAATCTGTGGTTCCGGGGCATCCTTCCCCTGGTGGGCGCCCTGCTACTGACCGCCGCCTTCTTCATCTCTGCCGTGCAGATGTGGGATCCGGCGTACGGCAACACCCAGATCTTCGGCGTCGGCGGCGCGTTTGTGAGCGGCGTGCTGCTGCTGGCCCTGGGCGTGGTGCTCGCCGTCGTCTGCCGTTTCCTCCCCTCCACCCGGGGCTATTTCACGGGCAAGGCCGCCGCCGGGCAAACCAGCGCCCGCTCCCCCAAGTAAGTAGCGCTAAGTGTCGTTTTGAGGGGTCAAAACGACACTTAGCGCTACCTAGTTGGGAAGGGAGGGCTGGGAGGGGCGCCGGGCGGGAAAGGCGCTACGCGGAGAAGCCGCCGTCTGACTTGATCAGCTGCCCGGAAACCCAGCGGCCGGCGGGCGAGAGCAGGAACGCCACGGTGCCGGCCACGTCTGCCGGTGTTCCCAGGCGTCCGGTGGGCTGCCGGGACAGGAGAGCCGCGCGGACCTCGTCATCCATCCACCCGGTGTCCACCGGCCCCGGGTTCAGCACGTTCGCCGAGATGCCCAGCGGCCCCAGTTCCCGGGCGGCGGCAATCACGATCCTGTCCAGCGCCCCCTTCGACGCGCCGTACGGCAGGTTGAACGCCGTGTGGTCACTGGTCAGCGCAACGATCGCGCCGCCGTCGTCCGTTGCCTGCCGCGCAAAAGCGGCAATCAGCTGCCAGCTGGCCCGGGCATTCACGGCGAAGTGCCGCTCGAACGATTCGAGACTGGTGTCCAGGATGCCGGAATCCACGGACTCGGCGTGGCTGAGCACCATGCCGTGCAGCGGGCCGGTGAGCTGCACGGCGTCCGCCACCAGCTTCCCTGCCGCGGCAGGGTCCTCCAGGTCAGCGGGCAGGGTATGGACCTGGGCACCAATGGCTTCCAGCTCGGCAGTCAGGCGGACGACGTCGTCCGGTTCAGTCCCCCACGGCATGCGGGCGTCGTAGCCCGGCCAGTAAGCCAGGACCAGGTCCCAGCCTTCCGCCGCCAGCTGCCGGGCGATCCCGGCGCCGATGGAGGCAAGCCTTCCGGCGCCGGTGATGAGGGCGACGTTTCGGACGGGAACTTCGGGCGGCGTCTCCATGGCACCAGCCTAGTAGCGGCGGGTCGGGGTCCGGTGTCAGGCGGGCGGTGTTAGGCAGGCGTCCCTGCCGTGGCGGGCTCGCGGGAGCCCGAGTGCCTGCGGATGGTGGCGCTGATGACCGCCGCGATGGTGCACATTGCCGCGGCACCGAACCAGGCGTAGGTGTACTGGCCGGTGGCGTCCCGGATGGCGCCGGCGCCCAGGGCGGCGGCGGCCGCGCCGAGCTGGTGGGCCGCGAAGACCCACCCGAACACCACGCTGCCGTCCGCGCCGAACGTTTCCCGGCAGATGGCCGCTGTCGGCGGCACGGTGGCCACCCAGTCCAGGCCGTAGATCACCACAAAGACGATCATGCTCGGCTGGACTTCGGCGCTCAGCAGCAGGGGCAGCACCAGCAGGCCGATGCCGCGGAACTGGTAGTAGACCGCCAGGAGAATGCGGGGGTTGAACCGGTCGGTCAGCCAGCCGGAGGCGATGGTCCCCACAATGTCGAAGATTCCGACGACGGCGAGCAGGCCGGCAGCGGTGGTCTCGGTCATGCCGTGGTCGTGGGCGGAGGGGATGAAGTGGGTGCCGATCAGCCCGTTGGTGGTGGCGCCGCAGATGGCGAACCCGGCCACGAGTGCCCAGAAGGTCCGGACGCGGCTGGCCCGCCGGAGGACCTGCAGGGCACGGACGGCGGCATTGCTGCGGGCGGCGGGCTCCGGCGTCGTGGCCTGCCTGGCCGGAACAGGCTCTGGTGCGGTCTCGCCGTAGGGCAGGACCCCGGCGTCGGCCGGCGAGTTCTTGAGGAACTTCAGCACCAGGGGAACCACGGCCAGGGCTCCGGCGGCAATCAGCAGCGACGCCTGCCGCCAACCGGGATCCTGCGCCAGCACGGCAATGAACGGAAGGAACACCAGCTGGCCGGCGGCACTGCCTGCGGTGAGGATGCCGATCACCAGGCCGCGGCTCTTCACGAACCAGGTATTGGCAATCGTGGCAGCGAACACCAGCGCCATGGATCCGGTGCCGAGCCCGATCAGCAGCCCCCAGGTCAGCAGGATCTGCCAGGACTGGTTCACCAGCACGGTGAGGGCACTGCCGGCGCCGATCAGCACGAGGGCGGTGGCCGTCACAGCCCGGATGCCGAACCGCTCCATCAGCGCTGCGGCGAACGGCGCCGTCAGCCCGAAAAGGACCAGGTTGATGCTGACCGCCGCGGACAAAACGGTGGTGGACCAGCCGAACTCCTGCTGCAGCGGGACCATCAGGACGCCGGGGGCGGCGCGGAAACCCGCCGCACCGACCAGCGCGAGGAAGGCGACGGCGGCCACGACCCATGCAGGGTGCAGGCGGCGGCGCGGGCGCCCCGGCGGGGCTTCCCGCAAGCGGACGACGGCGGAGGCAGGGCCGGCGGTTACGTCGGCAAGGCCCGGGCCGGCTTCCCGGGACGCGCCCTCGACGGTCTTGTCCACGCTCATGCGGCTGTTCCTTCGTGTCCAGGGGCGGTGGAGAGCTGGACGGGTTCCGCCGAACGGGACCTGCTGTGCCAGCTGGTGTTGGCAGCCGTCAGCCGCTCCCCGCACGCGGTGCAGGTATCGGCGGAAGTGGTGCGCTGGCCGCAGCTGCGGTGAATAACGTACATGTGGGCCTGCTCCGACGGTGCCGGCAGGTGCTTCTCCGCCCAGATTGTCACCGCATTCAGCACCGGGAGGGCATCTTCGCCCTTCTCCGTCAGGACGTATTCATTCCTGGTGCGGCCGCCGTCACCGTACGCCCTTTTGGTGAGCAGCCCCGACTCGACGAGGCCGGCCAGGCGCTTGGTGAGCACGGAGTCGGCCACCTCGAGCCGGGCCTTCATCGCATCGAAGCGTCCGTTGCCAAAGAAGACCTCCCGGAGGATAAGGATGGTCCACGGGTCGCCCAGGATGTCCAGGCCGCGGGCCATGCTGCAGTTGCGCCGGGACCAGTCGGATCGAAGTGCCATAACGGCACCCTAGCTGACTATCTTGAAGAAAGCCAGCAGAAAGCCCTACGGGATTGAGGCGAAGGCCTGTTCAAGGTCTGCCACCAGGTCCTCAACATCCTCGATCCCGCAGGACAGCCGGAGCAGGTTCACGGGAACGGCGAGTTCGGTGCCCTTGACCGATGCATGGGTCATCTCGGACGGGTAGTTCATCAGCGACTCGATGCCGCCCAAAGACTCCGCAAGGGTGAACACGGAGGTTGACTCCGCCACCTTCCGGGCAGCCGCCTCACCGCCCTTGAACTGTACGGACACCATGCCGCCGAAACTGCGCATCTGCTTTTTTGCGAGCTCGTGGCCCGGGTGGGACGGCAGCCCCGGGTACAGGACAGCCTCCACCTCGGGACGCTCCAGCAGCCACTCGGCCACGGCCTGGCCGTTCAGGCTGTGCCGGTCCATCCGGACCCCCAGCGTCTTCAGCCCGCGGGTGGTAAGGAAGGCGTCCATGGGGCCGGAGACGGCACCCACGGCGAACTGCACAAAACCGATCTTCTCAGCGAGGTCCGCGTCGTTGACCACTACGGCGCCGCCCACAACGTCGGAGTGGCCGCCGATGTACTTGGTGGTGGAGTGGACCACGACGTCGGCACCCAGGGCGAGCGGGGTCTGCAGGTAGGGCGATGCGAAGGTGTTGTCCACCACCAGGAGGGCCCCGGCGTCGTGCGCTATCCCTGCGAGCGCCGCGATGTCGGTGATTTTCATCAGCGGGTTGGACGGGGTTTCCACCCAGACGAACCTGGTCTTGTTGGCGCTGACAGCCGCCCGCACGGAATCCAGGTTTGCCATGTCCACGGGGGTGTTGCCGATCCCCCACCCGCCCAGGACCCGGCTGATGAGCCGGTAGGTGCCGCCGTAGGCGTCGTTGCCGAGCACGATGTGGTCCCCGGGCCGGGTCAGCGCACGGATCAGCGAGTCTTCCGCCGCCAGCCCGGAACTGAAGCTGTAGGCGTGCGTGCCGCCCTCCAGCGCAGCGAGCTGTTCCTGCAGGGCGTCCCGGGTGGGGTTGCCGCCGCGGCCGTACTCATAGCCGTCCCGCAGCCCGCCAATGCCGTCCTGGGCGTAGGTCGAACTGAAGTGCAGGGGCGGCACCACCGCGCCGGTGCGGGGCTCGAAAGCCTGGCCGGCGTGGACGGCGCGGGTGTTGAAACCTTGGGTGTGCGAGGCGGACATGGTGCTCCTTTACGGGTGGCGCAGGTCAGGGGAAGCGGTTCAGTTGCTGAGGTAGGCCAGGAGGTCGTGCCGGGTGAGGATGCCCACGGGTGCACCCACGAACGTGACCATGACGGTGTCCACATCCGAGAGCAGCTCCCTGGCCGCGGAGATGGTTTCCAGCGAGCCGATCACGGGCAGCTTGGGGCCCATGTGCTCGGAGATCTTGTCCGTGAGCTTCGCCTCGCCGCGGAACAGCTTGGCCGTGAGGGTGCGCTCATCCACGGCGCCCAGCACCTCGCCCATGACCACCGGGGGCTCCTGGGACAGGACCGGGATGTGGCTGACGCCGAACTCGTTCATGATGTTGATGACATCGCGGACGGACTCGTTCGGGTGGATGTGCACCAGGTCCGGCAGTTCGCCGTTCTTGGAGCTGATGACTTCCCCAACGGAGGTCTCCTCGCCGCCGGACAGGAAGCCGTAGGAGCGCATCCACTGGTCGTTGAAGATTTTGGCCAGGTAGCCGCGGCCTGAGTCAGGAAGAATGACGACGACGACGGCGGACGCGGGCAGGTCCCGCGCCGCCTGCAGTGCGGCCACCACAGCCATGCCTGAGGACCCGCCTACCAGCAGGCCCTCCTCGCGGGCCAGCCGCCGGGTCATGGCGAAGGAGTCCGCGTCGCTGACGGCGATCACCTGGTCGGGCACGGACTTGTCGTAGTTCGCGGGCCACATGTCCTCCCCCACGCCCTCCACGAAGTACGGGCGCCCGGTGCCGCCGGAGTAGACCGAACCTTCCGGGTCGGCGCCGATGATCCGGACAACGCCGCCCTCGGACTCCGGCCTGTCAGCCGAGGCCTCCTTGAGGTAGCGGCCCGTGCCGGTGATGGTGCCGCCGGTGCCGGCACCGATCACGCAGTGGGTGACTTTGCCGTCCGTGTCCCGCCAGATCTCGGGGCCGGTGGTCTGGTAGTGGCTGCCGGGCGCGGCGGGGTTGGAGAACTGGTCCGGCTTGTACGCACCAGGGGTCTCCCGCACAATCCGGTCCGAAACACCGTAGTAGCTCTGCGGGCTGTCCGGCGGGACGGCTGTTGGCGTGACGACAACCTCGGCGCCGTAGGCCTGCAGGACGGCGCGCTTGTCCTCGCCCACTTTGTCCGGCACCACGAAGATGCATTTGTAGCCCTTTTGCTGGGCCACCAGCGCCAGGCCCACGCCCGTATTTCCGGAGGTTGGCTCCACGATGGTGCCGCCGGGCTGCAGCTTGCCCTCCCGCTCGGCGTCCTCGATCATCTTGATCGCGATACGGTCCTTGATGGATCCGCCGGGGTTCAGGTACTCGAGTTTCACCAGGACGGTGGCCTTGATGCCGTCAGTGACGTGGTTGAGCTTGATGAGCGGGGTATTGCCGATGAGGTCCAGGATGGACTGGGCGTACTTCATGTGTACAAAGCTACCGCTTCCCCGGCCACCCGCGTCCGCACTTGCCCGCCATGCCTCAGGTGAACATGAGCCACAGAATCACCACCGGGAAGAATGACTGGCCGATGCCGCTGAGCCAGAGCCTGCGTTCGCTAATAACCAGGATCATGCCGAGGATGGCGTGCGCGATGCACATCAGGGCCACCATGGTCCGGCCCACGATGACCTCCCCGGAGTTCACTAGCACCACGCCGGCGATCCCGAAAATACCCCAGATGATGTTGTAGAACCCGAGGTTGAACGTCCACATCCGGACGGCCGACGTGTCACCGGGTTTGATCAGGAAGATTGGGTGGAGGCGCTGGTCCTTGTACCGGAAGGCTTCGAGGAGGCCGACCGTGATCAAAATGATCCCGGTGATGATGGCCAGCACCTGCTCGAGGGTGCCCATGGTCCCGCCCTTGGCTGTTCCGGGCGCCTAGATGGAGAAGCCGTCCGCAGCTGATTCAGTACCTGAGCCCTGTCCCGTTTCCCCCACGGGCAGGTTCTCCCAGAGCCCCATCACGTTGCCCTCGGTGTCCTTGAAGTAGGCGAAGTAGCCCATTCCGGGAATCTCGTTCTTGGGCATCACAACGGAGCCGCCAAGCTGCTCCACGGTTTTGAGCGTGGCGTCGATGTCCGGGACATCCACCGTGATGACGGGACTGGTGATTTCACCTTCCCTGGCCATCATGCCGCCGTTGATGGCGCCCGCTTCCGTGGGCTGGCCGGTCGCCTCGTCCATAGGAGTGGTGATCACCATGTTGTAGTCCATTCCCGGGACGGCGTCGATCCGCCACCCGAGGGCCTCCTGGTAGAACTTCCTGGCCCGCTCCTGATCGTCAGCGGGGATTTCGAAATGCACTACTCCACCCATTGCGCTCACCTGGAATCTCGAAGGGAAGGCGCGGACGCCCCGCGCCACACCTGGGATTCTAGTCCCGGAATGACGGCTGGTTAAGGGCCTTTGGCACGTGCAGCAGGGTGCCGAAGATCGGCGCCGCAGATGGCGGAGAACGCTCGTTGTCACCGGGCCGTGGGACGATGGCTGTATGACGATTGCAGAGGTTCCCGCCCGGCTGGCAGCCGCGGCGGACGCCTCTCTCCGGTGGTATCCGGGCGGCCAGTACAACCTTGCCCGGACCCTCGGCCCCCTCCTGCGCGGCGCCAGCGATCCGTCCTTCAGCGTCCAGGGGAGCGTCATCTGGAATGCCTTTACGACGACGGACGGCCCGGCCACCGTGAGGTTCAGCGCCACTGCCGGCACCAGCCTGGAGCACTGCGTGGACGTCCAGGCCTGGGGTCCGGGTGCCGCGGCAGCGGTTGGGGCAGCGCCGCGGCTCCTGGGTGGAGACGACGACTGGTCCGCATTCGACGAGCCCGCCTTCCACGCCACGCTCCCCGGCATGGTCCGCGAGGCGCGGCGGCGAAGCCAGGGCGTCCGGCTTCCCGCGAGCGGCCGCATGGTGGACCAGCTCGTCCCGATCATCCTGGAACAGAAAGTGACAGTGATCGAGGCCCGCCGGGCCTACCGCTACCTTCTGCACCGCTTCGGATCCCCCGCTCCCTCCGCCGGCGCATTGGCTCCGGGCGCACTGGTGCTGGCACCCACCGCCGCCCAGTGGCTACAGGTCCCCAGCTGGGAGTGGCACAGGGCGGGCGTGGGGCCGCAACGCTCGGCCACCGTCATGCGGGCGCTGCGCTCCGCCGTCGCGCTTGAACGGCTGGCGGCGCTGCCGGCGCTGGAGGCGGCGGAAAAGCTGCAGGTAATTCCGGGGATCGGCGTGTGGACGGCAGCCGAGGTGGTGCAGCGCACGCACGGATGCCCGGACTCGGTCTCGGTGGGCGACTACCACCTGGCTGCCTACGTGGGGGCCGCGCTGACCGGCAGGCGCACGGATGACGCCGGGATGCTCCGGCTCTTGGAACCGTGGAAGGGGCACCGCCAGCGCGTGGTGCGGATGATCCAGGCCAGCGGCTTCCGCAAACCCACGTTCGGCCCGCGGATGACCATCCAGGACCACCGCCGGCACTGACATCGCGGGGTCATTCCTTGCCCGAAGAACCCGAATTATCGGGCGGGAAGTGACCCCGCGTTGCAGTTCAAAGCCCCAGCCGGGCCACCGCTTCCTCCCGCATCTCCACTTTGCGGACCTTCCCGGACACCGTCATGGGAAAGCTGCTGCGGACGTCAACGTAGCGCGGGATCTTGTAGTGGGCCAGGCGCCCGCGGCAGAAGTCGGCAACGGCGGAAGCATCCAGCGGTTCCGCCCCCGGTTCCAGGATGATGCAGGCCATCAGTTCCTCGCCGTACTGCGCATCCGGGACACCGATGACCTGCACGTCACGGATGGACGGGTGGGTGTAGAGGAACTCCTCGATTTCCCGCGGGTAGATGTTCTCTCCGCCCCTGATCACCATGTCCTTGATCCGGCCCTCGATCACCACGTAGCCCTCCCCGTCCATGCGGGCCAGGTCCCCGGTGTGCATCCAGCCCTCGCCGTCGATGGCCTCGGCGGTTTTGTCCCGCTGGTTCCAGTACCCCTCCATCACCGCGTAGCCCCGCGTGCACAGCTCCCCGATCTGCCCGCGCTCCAGCACCTCACCGGAGGCCGGGTCAACGATCTTGCTTTCCAGGTGCGGCATGGTCCGCCCAACGGTTTCGGTGCGGTGCTGCAGGGTGTCGCCCTGCCGGGTCATGGTGGACACCGGGGACGTTTCCGTCATCCCGTAGCAGATGGCCACGTCCCGCATGTTCATCTCCGAAATGACCCGGTTCATCACCTCGATGGGGCACAGGGAGCCGGCCATGACCCCGGTGCGCAGGGTTGAGAGGTCGTAGGACGCAAAATCGGGCAGCGCCAGTTCTGCGATGAACATGGTGGGCACGCCGTACAGGGACGTGCCGCCGAAATCCTGGACAGCCTCAAGGGTGGCGGCCGCGTTGAAACCGCGGCTGGGAATGATGGTGGCCGCGCCGTGGCTGAGGGCATTCAGGTTGCCGATCACCATGCCGAAGCAGTGGTAGAACGGCACCGGAACCACCACCCTGTCGCGCTCCGTGTACCCGAGCAGCTCGCCAATGGAATAACCGTTGTTCAGGATGTTGTGGTGCGTCAGGGTGGCCCCTTTGGGGAAGCCCGTGGTCCCGGACGTGTACTGCAGGTTGATGGGATCGTGCGGGCCGAGTTCAGCCATGCGGGCCAACAGGTGCGAATGTCCGACGGCGTCCGCCCGCCGAAGCAGCTCGGCGTACGTCATTTCCGCGTCACTGAGGGGGACGCCGGCGTCGAACCCTTCCCCGCCAGGCCCCTGCCCCTCAGGCCCTTGTCCACCTGGCCCGCCAGGCGCGGGAAGGAAGACAAGTTCGCGCAGGTCGGGGCACCCGGCGAGCGCACGGCGGGCCATCCCCACGTAGTCGCTGTTCCGGTCCGACGGCGCCGTGACCAGCATCCGCATGCCGTTCTGCCTGACCACGAATTCCAGCTCATGGCTGCGGTACGCCGGGTTGACGTTCACCAGGATGGCGCCGGCCTTGGCCGTGGCGTACTGCAGCAGCGTCCACTCGGCGCAGTTGGGGCTCCAGATCCCCACCCGGTCCCCCTTGGCGATGCCCAGGGCGAGGAGAGCCCGCGCCAGTCGGTCGACGTCGTCGTTCATCTTTGTGTAGCTCCAGCGGCGCGCATCCGCGCCCGGAACAGGCGCAGCCTCAATGAGGGCGTCATGGAAGGGGAACCGCGCCACCACCCGCTCGAAGTTCCGGCCAATGGTCTCCTCGAGCAGCGGGACGTCAGTGTCCCCGGCTGTGTATGCGCGCATGGTGGCACGCTACCAAGTGGGCCCTGGCAATAGAAGCACCGCGCCACCACAACACCCCGGGTGTCCGGCGCAACAGAAGCACCGCCCTCCCCGGCTCCCGGTATTGTGAAATCCATGAGTTCACCCATTGACCTGCAGGCAACGTTCATCCCCAACGACGGCGAGTTCCACCGTGTGAAGCTGGCCCTCGAAATAGCCATCGACGAGGTGGTGAACGAACCCGGCTGCATCCGCTACGAGCTGACAGAAGCCACCGAAGAAAAGCTGGTCCTGACTGAGCAGTGGGCGTCGGAGGAGGACCTTGCCAAGCATTCCAAGGGCATCGCCGTGCAGGACCTCAACGAATCCCTGAGCGCGCTGCTGGCGGAACCGGTCAAGCTGGAACGCCTCTAGCCCCTGCACTCCGAGCATTAACGAATGCGGGACCTCCCAGTGGGAGGTCCCGCATTTCGAGTTAAGGCATTCAATATAAAGGACGGATCAGGCGTCCGGGATCTGGGTGCCGTCCTGCGGGCCTGCCTGCTTGCCGGCTGTTGCCGCGGCTTCTTCCCGCTGGCGGGCCACGTGGGCGTGGACTTCCTCCATGTCCAGCGCCTTCACGGCATCCACCACCTGTTCAAGCTGCTGGGCGTTCAGCGCACCGGGCTGGGAGAACACCAGCACCTTTTCGCGGAAGGCCATCAGGGTGGGGATGGACGAGATGCCTGCCTCGGCGGCGAGCTGCTGCTCCGCTTCGGTGTCCACCTTGGTGAAGAGGACGTCCGGGTGCTTCTCTGAAACTGCTGAGTACGTGGGGCCGAACTGCTTGCAGGGGCCGCACCATTCCGCCCAGAAATCCACCAGGACAATGTCGTTGCCTTCGATGGTGGATGCGAACTGTTCACCTGTGATGTCTAGGGTAGCCATGTGTCAACGGTACGCGGGATGCCCAGGCATGTCCTCCGTGGAGGGCCCTTGTTCGCTCCGCGCGTCATCGGGAATAACGGGCACGGTCCCTATACACGGGGTTTTGGCGCTCAGGCCACTATGCTTCCCAGCGGTGCGGCGCCGCCGTCCTGCTGCCGGGCAGCGCACTGGACGCCCGCCACTCATGGATCCAGTCGGGAAGGACCAGGTCCACCGGCGGCTCGCCGAACTCGCGCAGGATCTCCTCCTGGCTCACCGGCCGGCCCTTGGCCACCAGGCGGGTGGCGATGTAGGCACGGGCATACACCTCCCCGTCGGCCACCATGCGCTGTTCAAAGAAGATGGCTTTGGCGTCCAGCCCGATGATGCGGGTCTCAATGGTGTAGTGCTGCCACAGCTGGAGGGACTTGCGGAAGGCGATGGTCTCCGCGGCCACCACCGGCCCCCAGCCCCGGCGGCGCATCCGCTGCCACACGCCGCTGCGGACCATCAGGTCGAACCGGCCCAGGTCCATCAGGGACAGGTACATGCCGTTGTTGACGTGCATGGCGATATCGATGTCCGTCGGCAGCACCCGCAGCGGGAGCGAGGCGCTGTCCCAGACCGTCAGCGGCGGCCGGCGCGACGAGCGGAAGAGCATCAGGAGGGTTCTCAGGAGCAGGTGCATCCCCTTATGCTACCCGCCGGTAACATGCTTGCCGGAGCAGGCGCTGGACCTGACAGTAGGATTTCCTGCATGACCCAACAACGCTACCGGGACCTTGCGGACTGGCCGCTGACGGTGACTGCCCTCGTTTTCCTGGGGGCGTACGCGTGGCAGGTGATCGGCAGGTTGGAAGGCGGCGCCGCCCTCTGGCTCGAAGCTCTTATGTGGGCGACGTGGGGCATCTTTGTGGTGGATTACCTGGCAAACCTGTGGCTTGCCGGCGATCGCGGCACGTGGTTCATCCGGAACCTGCATGAACTGGTGATTGTGGCCCTGCCGTTCTTCCGGCCGCTGCGCCTCCTCCGCCTGGTGACGCTGCTGTCCGTGCTGCACAGGACGCTGGGCGACACGCTGCGGGGACGCGTGGTCACCTATGTGGCGGGTTCGGCCACGATGCTGGTGTTCGTTGGGGCCCTGGCGGTCCTGGACGTGGAGCAGTCGGTGCCGGACGCGAAGATCATTACCTTCGGTGATGCCCCGTGGTGGGCCATGACCACCATCACCACCGTGGGTTACGGCGACATGTACCCGGTGACGCCGCTCGGCCGCATGGTGGCCGCGGCGCTGATGATGAGCGGCATTGCCGTGCTGGGCGTGGTCACGGCGTCCATTGCGTCCTGGCTCGTCCAGCGGGTGGAGGACACCGCTGAGGCAGTATCCGAGGCCGAAGAACCGGTCCGCGCCGAAATGGCGGGGCTGGCGGCTG contains:
- a CDS encoding DUF1304 family protein; this translates as MGTLEQVLAIITGIILITVGLLEAFRYKDQRLHPIFLIKPGDTSAVRMWTFNLGFYNIIWGIFGIAGVVLVNSGEVIVGRTMVALMCIAHAILGMILVISERRLWLSGIGQSFFPVVILWLMFT
- a CDS encoding cystathionine gamma-synthase, whose product is MSASHTQGFNTRAVHAGQAFEPRTGAVVPPLHFSSTYAQDGIGGLRDGYEYGRGGNPTRDALQEQLAALEGGTHAYSFSSGLAAEDSLIRALTRPGDHIVLGNDAYGGTYRLISRVLGGWGIGNTPVDMANLDSVRAAVSANKTRFVWVETPSNPLMKITDIAALAGIAHDAGALLVVDNTFASPYLQTPLALGADVVVHSTTKYIGGHSDVVGGAVVVNDADLAEKIGFVQFAVGAVSGPMDAFLTTRGLKTLGVRMDRHSLNGQAVAEWLLERPEVEAVLYPGLPSHPGHELAKKQMRSFGGMVSVQFKGGEAAARKVAESTSVFTLAESLGGIESLMNYPSEMTHASVKGTELAVPVNLLRLSCGIEDVEDLVADLEQAFASIP
- a CDS encoding VOC family protein encodes the protein MGGVVHFEIPADDQERARKFYQEALGWRIDAVPGMDYNMVITTPMDEATGQPTEAGAINGGMMAREGEITSPVITVDVPDIDATLKTVEQLGGSVVMPKNEIPGMGYFAYFKDTEGNVMGLWENLPVGETGQGSGTESAADGFSI
- a CDS encoding cystathionine beta-synthase, with the translated sequence MKYAQSILDLIGNTPLIKLNHVTDGIKATVLVKLEYLNPGGSIKDRIAIKMIEDAEREGKLQPGGTIVEPTSGNTGVGLALVAQQKGYKCIFVVPDKVGEDKRAVLQAYGAEVVVTPTAVPPDSPQSYYGVSDRIVRETPGAYKPDQFSNPAAPGSHYQTTGPEIWRDTDGKVTHCVIGAGTGGTITGTGRYLKEASADRPESEGGVVRIIGADPEGSVYSGGTGRPYFVEGVGEDMWPANYDKSVPDQVIAVSDADSFAMTRRLAREEGLLVGGSSGMAVVAALQAARDLPASAVVVVILPDSGRGYLAKIFNDQWMRSYGFLSGGEETSVGEVISSKNGELPDLVHIHPNESVRDVINIMNEFGVSHIPVLSQEPPVVMGEVLGAVDERTLTAKLFRGEAKLTDKISEHMGPKLPVIGSLETISAARELLSDVDTVMVTFVGAPVGILTRHDLLAYLSN
- a CDS encoding AMP-binding protein, which codes for MRAYTAGDTDVPLLEETIGRNFERVVARFPFHDALIEAAPVPGADARRWSYTKMNDDVDRLARALLALGIAKGDRVGIWSPNCAEWTLLQYATAKAGAILVNVNPAYRSHELEFVVRQNGMRMLVTAPSDRNSDYVGMARRALAGCPDLRELVFLPAPGGPGGQGPEGQGPGGEGFDAGVPLSDAEMTYAELLRRADAVGHSHLLARMAELGPHDPINLQYTSGTTGFPKGATLTHHNILNNGYSIGELLGYTERDRVVVPVPFYHCFGMVIGNLNALSHGAATIIPSRGFNAAATLEAVQDFGGTSLYGVPTMFIAELALPDFASYDLSTLRTGVMAGSLCPIEVMNRVISEMNMRDVAICYGMTETSPVSTMTRQGDTLQHRTETVGRTMPHLESKIVDPASGEVLERGQIGELCTRGYAVMEGYWNQRDKTAEAIDGEGWMHTGDLARMDGEGYVVIEGRIKDMVIRGGENIYPREIEEFLYTHPSIRDVQVIGVPDAQYGEELMACIILEPGAEPLDASAVADFCRGRLAHYKIPRYVDVRSSFPMTVSGKVRKVEMREEAVARLGL
- a CDS encoding DNA-3-methyladenine glycosylase, translating into MTIAEVPARLAAAADASLRWYPGGQYNLARTLGPLLRGASDPSFSVQGSVIWNAFTTTDGPATVRFSATAGTSLEHCVDVQAWGPGAAAAVGAAPRLLGGDDDWSAFDEPAFHATLPGMVREARRRSQGVRLPASGRMVDQLVPIILEQKVTVIEARRAYRYLLHRFGSPAPSAGALAPGALVLAPTAAQWLQVPSWEWHRAGVGPQRSATVMRALRSAVALERLAALPALEAAEKLQVIPGIGVWTAAEVVQRTHGCPDSVSVGDYHLAAYVGAALTGRRTDDAGMLRLLEPWKGHRQRVVRMIQASGFRKPTFGPRMTIQDHRRH